A segment of the Sphingomonas kaistensis genome:
GGCTTTCCAGGCCGGAGAGCTCGAACGCGACGTCGTGGTGGTGGTCCGTTTCCAGGGCCCGCGCGCCAATGGCATGCCCGAACTGCACAAACTGACCCCGCCGCTCGGCGTGCTACAGGACCGCGGCTTCCGGGTCGCTTTGGTCACCGACGGCCGGATGAGCGGCGCCAGCGGCAAGGTGCCGGCCGCGATCCACGTCTCGCCCGAAGCGCTGGGCGGCGGACCGCTGAGCCGTATCCGCGATGGAGACTTGGTGCGGGTCTGCGCCAACCAGGGGCTGCTCGAGGTGATCGACGTCGACCTTGCCGATCGCGAGCCCGCCACTGCCCCGCCCCCGCCGGTCGGAACCGGGCGCGAGTTGTTCGCGCTGATGCGCGGCACCGCCGACGATGCCGAGCGCGGTGCGTCCGCCATGCTCCACGCCATGGACAACGAAGCCCTATGACCCGCCGCATCGTTTCCGCCGACATCGGCGGCACGCACGCCCGCTTCGCGCTTGCCACCATCGACGGCGACCGCGTGGTCGCGATGGACGAGCCGGTGACCCTGCGCACTGCCGACCACGGCAGCTTCCAGCTTGCGTGGGAGGAATTCGCCCGGATCGCCGGGGAGCCACTGCCCCCGTCCCTTGCGATCAGTTTCGCAGGGCCCGTCGGCGGCGAGCTGCTGAAGCTCACCAACAATCCGTGGGTGATCCGCCCCGCGCTGATCCCCGAGAAGCTTGGGGTCAGCGACTATGTGGTGGTGAACGACTTCGGTGCGGTGGCTTCTGCCGTCGCCGCGTTCGACGGCAGCGCCTACACCCACCTGTGCGGTCCCGATGAGCCGCTTCCGGCCGAAGGCATGGTCACCATCCTTGGCCCCGGCACCGGGCTTGGCGTCGCCGGCCTGCTGCTCGGAAAGGGCGGCGCGCAGGTGATCGAGACCGAAGGCGGACATATCGACTTCGCGCCTTTGGACGCGCTTGAGGACCGCATCCTTTCCGAGCTTCGCAAGAGCTTTCGCCGGGTGTCGGTCGAGCGGATCCTGTCGGGGCGCGGTCTGATGAACCTCTACGAAGCGCTAGCCAGCCTCGAGAACCGGCCCACTTCCATTCGCGAAGAGAAGGAACTGTGGGGCGCTGCGATGGCGGGCAGCGACAGCCTTGCTGCGGCTGCGCTCGACCGCTTTTGCCTGACGCTTGGCGCGGTTGCGGGCGACCTTGCGCTGGCGCAGGGCGCGGCGGCGGTAGCCATCGGCGGAGGCCTTGGATACCGCCTCAAGGACCACCTGCCCCGCTCTGGCTTTCGCGACCGGTTCATCGCAAAAGGTCGGTTCGAGCGACGGATGGACGCGCTGCCCGTCAAGCTCATCACCCACCCGCAACCGGGCCTGTTCGGCGCCGCCGCGGCCTTTGCGAGGAAATTCGCATGACCCTCGAAGAGGTGATGTACGCCGCACCGGTCATCCCCGTCCTGGTGCTCGACGGCGAACATGATCCGGTCGCGCTGGCCGAAACCCTGGTCGAGGCGGGCCTTCCGGTGCTCGAAGTCACCTTGCGGACCCCGCAGGCGCTGGGCGCGATCCGCGCGATGGCGGGGGTCAAGGGCGCGATCGTCGGGGCCGGCACGGTACTCAACGAGTGGCAATTGTTCGAAGCGCGCGAGGCCGGCGCCCGCTTCATCGTCGCGCCGGGCCTGACCAAGGGACTGACCCGCGCCGTCGCCTCGACCGGGCTCGCCTATCTTCCCGGAGTCGCCACCGCCGGCGACATCATGCGCGGGCTCGACCTTGGCCTGACCCGCTTCAAGTTCTTCCCGGCCGAGGCGTCGGGCGGACTTCCGGCGCTGCGCGCGCTTGCGGCGCCGTTCGGCCAGGTTCGCTTCTGCCCCACCGGCGGGATCACCGAAGCGACTGCGCCCGACTGGCTGGCCGAGCCGGCGGTCACCTGCATCGGGGGCAGCTGGATGGTGAAAAAGGGCATGAGCCTGGCCGCCATCGGGGAGAGCGCGGCCCGCGCCGCTTCCTTCGCCCGGGGCTGACGCCACCCGCCGTTCGACACGCTTTTCCAGCCCCTGCCCCTTGAGCGGACCAACGCCCTATGCTGAAAGGCGGGGGTGAACCGCTCATGGTCGTTCGCCATCGACCGGGGTGGCACCTTCACCGACGTCATCGCCACCAGTTCGGATGGCCGGCAGCGCATACTCAAGCTGCTGTCCGAGCGGCCCGACCGCTATGACGATGCCGCGCTGGAAGCGATCCGCCAAGTGCTGGGCGAGGAAGGCGGAACCCTCGCTTCCGTGCGGATGGGCACCACCGTCGCCACCAATGCCCTGCTGGAGCGCAAGGGCGAGCGCACCGCGCTGGTGACGACCAGCGGCTTTGCCGACGTGCTGCGGATCGGGACGCAGGCGCGGCCGGAGATCTTCGCCCGCCATATCGTCCTGCCCACCATGCTCTATTCGGCCGTCGCCGAGGTGCCGGAGCGGGTAGCGGCGGATGGCGAGGTGCTGGTCCCGCTGGACGAGCCCAAGGCGCAGACGGCGCTGCAGGCCTTGCGCGAGCAGGGCTTCGACAGCCTTGCGATCATCCTGATGCACGGCTGGGCGTATCCGGCGCACGAGCATCGGCTGGCCGAACTGGCCCGCGCGATGGGCTTTGCGCAGGTATCGGCCAGCCGTGAGGTCGCCCCGCTGATCAAGTTCGTCAGCCGCGGCGACACGACGGTAGCCGACGCCTATTTGTCGCCGGTGCTGCGCCGCTATGTCGACCGGGTCGCGGCCGGGCTGGGCGACGGGGCGGAACTGAGCTTCATGCAGTCGAACGGCGGACTGGCGGCGGCGACCGCCTTTCGCGGCAAGGATGCGATCCTGTCCGGCCCGGCCGGCGGGGTGGTCGGCATGGTGGCGGCCGGCGCGGCCCATGGCGAGGAGCGGCTGATCGGCTTCGACATGGGGGGGACCTCCACCGACGTGTCGCATTATGCCGGGCAACTCGAACTGGCGGAGGAAAGCCTGGTCGCGGGCGTGCGGGTCCGTGCGCCGATGATGCAGATCCACACGGTGGCGGCGGGCGGCGGGTCGGTCTGCCGCTTCGACGGCATGCGCTTCCGGGTCGGCCCGGAGAGCGCCGGGGCGCAGCCGGGCCCGGCCTGCTACCGCGCGGGCGGGCCGCTCACGGTGACCGACTGCAACCTGGTGCTGGGCCGGATCGTGCCCGAGCTGTTCCCGGCGGTGTTCGGGCCGAACGGCGACCAGCCGCTCGACCGCGCGGCCGCCCTTGCCCGCGTCGAGGACGTCGCGAGCGCGGTGCAGGCCGCCACCGGCAAGCACCTCACGACGGTGGAGATCGCCGAGGGGTTCCTCGCCATCGCCAACGAGAACATGGTTGCCGCCATCCGCAAGATCTCGGTCGCGCGCGGGCATGACGTCGGCCGCTACACCCTTGCCTGCTTCGGCGGAGCGGGTGGGCAGCACGCCTGCGCCGTTGCCGACCGGCTGGGGATGGAGCGCATCCTGATCCACCCGCTGGCCGGGGTGCTGTCGGCGTTCGGCATCGGCCTTGCCGAGCGCAAGGTCATCCGCGAGCGCAGCTGGCGCCAACCGCTCGGCACGAGCCATGCCGAGGCCCTCGGCGCACTGACCGGCGAGGCGCGGGAGGCGCTGGAGGCCCAGGCCGTCGCGCCGGACAGCATCAGGATCGCCGAACGGGCGCGGCTTCGGCTGGAAGGCAGCGATACGTCGATCGAGTTGCCCGTTGCCGGGCAGGAGGCGCTGGCCGCGGACTTCCATGCCGTGCATCGGCAACGGTTCGGCTACACCGACGAGGGCTCGCCGGTCATTGTCGAAGCCTTGGTCGCGGAAGCGGTCGGCGGGTCGGGGCTGCCGACGGCGCTGGCGCATCCCGCGGGCCCCGGGGCGGAAGCCACGCGTCACGGCGACTGGTCCTGCTACCAGCGCGATGCCTTGTCGGAAGCGCAGCAGGTCGCCGGCCCCGCACTGATCCTCGATGCGTCCTCGACCACGGTGGTCGAACCCGGCTGGGTCGCCGAACGCGCGCACGACGGGACGTTGCTGCTGTCGCGCACGCAGCCGTTGCAGGCCCGCCGCACGATCGGCAGCGAAGTCGATCCGGTCCGGCTGGAGATCTTCAACAACCTGTTCATGGCGGTGGCCGAGGAGATGGGCGTCGCGCTGCAGGCGACCGCCACCTCGGTCAACATCAAGGAGAGGCTCGATTTCTCCTGCGCATTGTTCGACGCGCAAGGAGCGCTGATCGCCAACGCGCCGCATATCCCGGTGCACCTGGGGTCGATGGGCGAGAGCATCCGCACGATCATCGACGCGCGCGGCGACCGCCGCGATGGGCGCGGCATCCGACGCGGCGACGCTTATCTTCTGAACGATCCCTATCGCGGCGGGACCCACTTGCCGGACATCACGGTGATCATGCCGTTATTCCTCGACGAGGGCGAGGCGCCGACCGCCTTCGTCGCGGCCCGCGGGCACCATGCCGACGTCGGCGGGATCGCGCCCGGATCAATGCCGCCGGAAAGCCGCTCGATCACCCAGGAAGGCGTGCTGATCGACAACGAACTGCTGGTCGACGAGGGCCGCTTGCGCGAGGCCGAGATGTTGGCGCTGCTCGGCAGCGGCGAATGGCCGGTTCGTCGCCCCGACCGCAACATGGCCGACCTCAAGGCCCAGCTCGCCGCCTGCAGCCGCGGGGCCGACATGCTGGGCCGGATCGCAGCCGATTATGGTGCGCAGGTGGTCACCGCCTACATGGGCCACGTCCTCGCCAATGCCGAGGAAAGCGTGCGGCGGATGCTGGGCAGCCTCGACGACGGCGCTTTCGCCTACGAGATGGACAATGGCGCGGTGGTGAAGGTCGCTATCCGGGTCGACCGCGCCGCGCGTTCGGCGGTGTTCGACTTCACCGGCACCAGCCCGCAGCGTCCCGACAATTTCAACGCACCGCGCGCCATCGCCCGCGCCGCCTCGCTTTATGTCGTGCGGACGCTGATGGACGACGACATCCCGTTGAACGACGGCTGCCTGCGGCCGGTGAGCCTGGTCCTGCCCGACAGGTCGATGCTGTCGCCCGAATATCCCGCCGCGGTGGTGGCGGGAAATGTCGAAACCAGCCAGGTCGTCACCGATGCCCTGTTCGCCGCGACCGGGCGGCTGGCGCCGTCGCAGGGCACCATGAACAACTTCACCTTCGGCAACGCGCGCCACCAATATTACGAGACCATCGCCGGCGGGTCGGGTGCCGGCACCGACCATGACGGCACGGATGCGGTGCAGACCCACATGACGAACAGCCGGCTGACCGATCCCGAGATCTTGGAAACGCGGCTTCCGGTGCGCCTCGACCGCTTCGCCATCCGCCGCGGATCGGGCGGAGCAGGCGCGCACAAGGGCGGCGACGGGGTCGTGCGCGAGGTGACCTTCCTCGAACCGATGCGGGCCAACATCCTCGCCAACCGGCGCCGGATTGCGCCCCGGGGGCTGGCCGGCGGAAGCGATGCCCTGCCCGGCCGCAACTGGGTAGAGCGGGCGGACGGCACGGTCGAGGAGCTGACCGCGACCGGCAAGGCCGACATGCAGCCCGGCGACCGCTTCATCATCGAGACGCCCGGCGGCGGCGGGTTTGGAGAATGCCCATGAACTATTGGCCCCTGCTCGGCATCCTGCTGGTGGTTGCCGGCTTCGCGCTGCGCCTGAACCCGATGCTGGTGGTGACGGTGGCGGCTCTGGCGACCGGGCTGCTGGCGGGACTCGACCCGCTGGAAGTCGTCGCCACCTTCGGCAAGGCATTCAACGACAACCGGATCATCGCCATCGTCTGGATCGTGCTGCCGGTGATCGGGATGCTGGAGCGGTTCGGGTTGCAGCAGCGCGCCGCGACCCTGATCCGGTCGATGCAAAAGGCGACTACCGGCAAACTCCTCCTGCTGTACCTCGGCTATCGCCAGATTACCGCCGCCATCGGCCTCCATTCGACCGCCGGCCAGGCCCAGACCGTCCGGCCGCTGGTCGCGCCGATGGCGCTTGCCGCTGCCGAGAAGGAGCATGGCGAGCTGGACGAGAAGACCGCCGAGGAAGTGAAGGCGATGTCGGCGGCAACCGACAATGTCGGGCTGTTCTTCGGTGAGGACATCTTCTTCGCGATTGGCTCGATCGTCCTCATCCAGGCGACCCTTGCGACCTACGGCATCAATCTCGCACCGCTGCAGCTGGCGGTGTGGGCGATCCCGACCGCGATCCTCGCCTTCCTGATCCACGGGGCGCGGCTGATGCTGCTCGACCGGCGGCTGAGGAGGTCGGGCAAGTGATCACGCTGCAATGGCTCTACGTGCTGGCGGGCGCGATGTTCGCCGGCTTCGCCATCCTCAGCGCCGCCGACCGAACCAACGGCAAGCGCTTCGGTAATGCCGCCTTCTGGGGTTTGATGGCGCTGAGCCTGCTGGCCGGCGATCTCATCGGCGATCTTGGCAACGGATTGCTGGTGCTGGGGCTGGCGGCTCTCGCCGGGTTCGGCTTCGTCGGTCGCGGCAACCCGGCGACGACCAGCTTTGCCGAGCGCGAGGACTATTCGGCGAGGTTCGGAAACAGGCTGTTCCTGCCGGCGCTGATCATCCCGGTGACGGCGCTGTTCGGCACGCTTCTCTACAATTATTCGCCGCTCGGGTCGTCGGGCCTGTTCGAAGCGAAGCGCGAGACGTACGTGCTGCTCGGCCTCGGCGTGCTGCTAGCACTGGTCACCATCTTCGTCTGGCTGCGGCCGCCGGCGCTTGCCCCGCTTCAGGAAGGGCGGCGGCTGATCGACTCCATCGGCTGGGCGGCGGTGCTGCCTCAGATGCTCGCGGCGCTTGGCGTATTGTTCGCGGCGGCGGGGGTGGGCGACATCATCGGCGGCCTGACGCGCTCGGTCATCCCGGAAGGCAGCGTGTTCCTTACCGCGGCGGTGTTCGGGATCGGCATGGCGCTGTTCACCATGGTGATGGGCAATGCCTTTGCCGCCTTCCCGGTGATGGCGGCGGCGATCGGCGTGCCGCTGCTGATCCAGGATTATGGCGGCGATCCGGCGGTGATTGGAGCCGTCGGCATGCTGGCGGGTTTCTGCGGTACGCTGATGACCCCGATGGCCGCCAACTTCAATCTCGTCCCCGCCGCCTTGCTCGAGCTCAAGGATCAATATGGGGTGATCAAGGCCCAGGTCGCGACGGCCCTGCCGCTGCTGCTGCTGAACATCGTGATCATCTTCGTGGCGGCGTTCCGATGAGCGGGCCGAGCCGGGAGATGGCGGCGCGGTTCGCGGGCATCGCGCTCGGCCACGTCGGGCAGGAATATCCGCACAAGCTCGACCACGTGCTGCTCAACGACGGCGATGCGGTGCCGCCGCGGGTGCTGCATCCGGTCTTCTTCGGCAGCTTCGACTGGCACAGTTGCGTCCACGGCTGGTGGACGCTGCTAACCATCCGCCGCTTGTTTCCCGACCTGCCCGAGGCCGAGCGAATCACGATCCTCGCCGACGACAGCTTCACCGCGGACAAGCTCGCCGCCGAACTCGCTTATCTCTACCGACCGCAGTCGGGCGGGTTCGAGCGGCCTTATGGCTGGGCCTGGATGCTGGCGCTGCACGCCGAGGCCGAGCGGCACGAGGATCGCTCCTGGGGTAAGCGCCTCGAACCGCTCTCGCGGGCCTTTGCCGAGCGGCTTCGCGCATATCTCGACAGGTTGACCTATCCGATCACGGTCGGGAGCCATTTCAACACGTCCTTCGCGCTGACCCTGGCGTATGACTGGGCGCAGACCCACGATCCCGAATTGATCGCGGTGATCAGCGCCTGGGCCGAGCGCTGCTTCGCCGGCGAGCGCGACTATCGCGGGTGGGAGCCGGGCGGCGACGAGTTCCTGTCCCCCGCCTTGAGCGTCGCCCTGTTAATGTCGCGGATCAGGGACCGGGCGGCGTTCGCCCCTTGGTTCGAGGGCTTCCTGCTCGACAACCAGGCCCTTCAGGCGCGCTTCCAGCCCGCCTTCGTGTCGGACCGCAGCGACGGCAAGACCGCCCATCTTGACGGCCTCAACCTCAGCCGCGCCTGGGCGCTGCGCTCGATCCGGCAGCGCCTCGCGCCGCATTCGGCGGAGCCCCTGCTGGCAAGCCTGGCCGACGCGAATTTCGCCGCCGCCTTGCCCCATCTGAGCGGCGATTATGCCGGCGAGCATTGGCTGGCGAGCTTCGCCCTGCTCGCGGTGCTTGCGCACGAAGCGCCTAGCGCACCCGCTTGAAGGGCAGAACCTTGCGGTCGTCGCCCCCGACCAGGCGGTTGAGCGCCGCGGCGAGATCGGCCTGGCGAAAGGGCTTGGCGAGCTGCGGGATCTGCAAGTCAAGGTCGCCGCCGGAATAGCCGGTGACGATCATCACCGGCAGTCCGGGAAAGCGCTTCTCGAGATGGGCGGCGAATTCGGCGCCGTTCATGCGTGGCATCATGTAGTCGGTGACGACCGCATCGGCGGTGATCCCGCCAGAGAGCAGGGCGAGCGCCTGCGCGCCGCCCGACGCTTCGTGCACTTGGTGGCCGATGTCACGCAGCATCTCGGCGGTGCCGGAACGGACCAGGTCCTCGTCGTCGACCAGCAGGATGCTGAGTGCGCGCACCGGCGTGACCAGCTCGTTGCGGGTGACCGCAAGCGGGTCCGCCGCCGCCTGTGCCACCGGAAGGTAAAGGTCTGCGCGGGTGCCCTGCCCGACCACGCTGCTCATCTCGAACGCACCGCCGAGCTGGGCGGCGAGGCCATGCACCATCGACAGGCCGAGGCCGGTGCCCTTGCCGACACCCTTGGTCGAGAAGAAGGGCTCCACCGCGCGGGCCAGGGTCGCGGCGTCCATCCCCGATCCGCCGTCGATCACCGAAATCCGGATATAGGCGCCGGGCTTGAGCTTGCCGCCGTGATTGGGGCCGATCATCGCCTGTTCGGCGGCGACCGTCAGCAGGCCCGCGCCGTTCATCGCATCGCGCGCGTTGACGCACAGGTTGAGCAAAGCCAGTTCGAGCTGGTTGGCATCGGCAAGGGCCGCCGGCAGCCCGTGACCGGCATGGAGCCGGAGTTCGACGGTCGGGCCGATCGAGCTCACCACCAGGTCGCGCATTCCTTCCAGCAGCGAAGCGATGTCGATCGCCCGGGTTTCGAGCGCCTGGCGCCGGGCGAAACCGAGCAGCCGGCTGACGAGGATCTTGGCCCGTTCGGCCGACTGGAGCGCACCGTCGAGCAGCCGCGCGGAGCGCGGGTCGTCCGCCCCGTAGCGCCGGTTCAGCATGTCGAGCGCGCCGGTGATGGGGGTCAGCAGATTGTTGATGTCGTGGGCGACGCCGCCGGTCAGCTGGCCGATCGTCTCCAGCTTCTGCGCCTCGTGCAGCTGCGAGGTTGCGAGTTCGCGCTGGGCGACCTCTTCCTCGACCCGCCGCTCGAGCGTCTGGTTGAGTTCCATCAACTCCGTCTCGGCGCGCTTCCGGGCGGTGACGTCCTGGAAGATGACGGCGACCTCCTTGCGGCTTGCCGGTTCGACGCGGAACGCGGCCAGTTCGAGGTGCCGCCCGGTTGCCACCAGCTCCCGCTCGAAGCGGATCGGCTCACCGGTCAGGAGGACCTGCCGGTACAATTCGACCCACGCGCCGGCCTCGTCCGGGACCATCTCGCGGACCTTTTGCCCGACGACCTGGGGAATGCCGGCATGGCGTTCGTAGGCCGGATTGGCCTGGATGTGGACATAGTCGCTGAGCGGGCCGTCGGGTCCGTCGATAAACTCGATGACCGCGAAGCCTTCGTCCATCGTCTCGAACAGGGTCCGGAACCGCTCCTCGCTGTCCTTGAGCTCGACCAGCCTGGTGCGCGCCTCATACTGGCGCTTGCGTCCGCGCAGCGCCGATCTCGCGAGGCTGAGAAGGGTGGTCGGATGGAACGGGCGCTCCAGGAAGGTGACATTGCCGAGCACTTCGAGAAAGCGTCCCGCCGCCGGGTTGCGCTCCAGCCCGCCGCCGCGGCTGGTGAGCAGGACGAACGGCAGGTCCGACCATTCTTCCTGGTCCTCGATCCACGCCGCCAGTCCGTGCAGGTCGGCCGAAGCGATCGCTTCCTCGGTGACGACGACGAACGCTGCACCCCGATCAAGCTCGACAATGAGCCCCGGCACCGTGTCGCAGGCCATCGCCTCCAGTCCGCCTTCGCGGAGCATTTCGCTGGCGATTGCCGCATCTCGCCCTCGCGGAGCGAGAACCAGCGCACGTTCCGAAAGGGTGGTGCGCTTCAACCGGGCTCGGCCGACGTCATGAGCTTGCCGGTGTCCAGCATGGTCGGCACGCCCCGGAGAACCCCCTGGAAGTTGTGAAGCGGATCGCCGAGGGTCAATCCTTCCTCGTTGATGCGATACTCACGAATAGTGTCCTCGTGCGCGCCGGTCCGCTTCTTGACGACCGAAATGGCGCGCCGGACCCGGCCAAGCGCCTCGAAGTAACGGAGCAGGATCACGGTGTCGGCAAGATAGGTGACATCGACCGGAGTGCGCATGTCGCCGACCAGGCCATGCTGGGCAACGGTCAGGAAGGTCGTTGCGCCCTGCCGGTTGAGATACTGCAGCAGTTCATGGATGTGCAGCACCAGCGCGTGCTCGCCCGGCATGGAGGCCTGGTAGCCGTTTAGGCTGTCGATGACGACCGTGCGCGCGCCATATTGCTCGACGCAGGCCCGGACGCGCGCGGAGAATTGCCCCGGGGTCATCTCGGCCGCGTCGATCTGCTCGAGCACCAGCGACCCCGCATCGACAAAGGATTGCAGGTCGATGCCGAGCGCCTTGGCGCGTTCGATCAGTAGGCCGAGTTCCTCGTCGAACACGAACATCGCGGCCTTTTCACCGCGGCCGATCGCACTGCGGATGAAGGTCAGCGCAGTGATCGACTTGCCGGTGCCGGCGGGGCCCAGGATCAGGACGCTCGAACTGCGCTCGATGCCGCCCCCGAGCAGGGCGTCGAAGGTGGTCTGGCCGGTGCTGATTACGGTCCGGTCGAAGCTGTTGCGATGCTCCGCCGAGACCAGGCGAGGGTAGACCCGAACGCCTCCGGTCTCGATCGCGAGGTCGTGATACCCTCCGCGAAAGCGCCGGCCGCGATATTTGATGACCCGCATCCGCCGCCGCTCCGCCCCATATTCGGGGGCGAGCTCCTCCAGCCGGATGACGCCGTGGGCGACCGAGTGCACGGTCTTGTCGTTGGCGTCGGTTGTGAGGTCGTCGAGCATCAGCACCGTCGCGTTGCGCTTGGCGAAATAATGCTTCAACGCAAGGATCTGGCGCCGGTAGCGAAGCGAGTTTTGCGCCAGCAGGCGGATTTCCGACAGGCTGTCGACAACCACGCGCTCGGGATTGGTCGCTTCGAATGCTTCAAAGATGCGCTTGGTGGTTTCGCCAAGTTCGAGGTCGGAAGAATAGAGCAGGCTTTGCTGCTGCTCATCGTCGAGCAGGCTTTCCGGCGGCACCAGTTCGTAGATCGAAATGCCGGCCAGGTCCCAGTCGTGCGAGATCGCGGAGGCGCGCAGCTCGTCATCGGTTTCGGACAAGGTGATGTACAGGCACCGTTCGCCCTGGCTTGCGCCGGACTGGAGGAATTGCAGCGCGATGGTCGTCTTGCCCGTACCGGGACTGCCTTCGAGGAGATAGACACGGCCCCGATCGAATCCGCCGCTGAGGACGTCATCGAGCCCTTCGATGCCAGAGATTGCTTGGGTCGTCTCGACCTCCCGTCACGCTTGAGGCCGGGAGAGTACACGACCTTGAGGTACCCTCAATGATCAGGCCGTAAAATTGTTCCGCTGCTTGAACGAGTTCAGGCGAAGCGGCGGGCGCGTCGTCCGGGGCCGGGATGATGTCGGGGTTCATGGCGGAGAGGGTGGGATTCGAACCCACGGTACCCGTGAAGGCACGCCGCATTTCGAGTGCGGTGCTTTCGACCACTCAGCCACCTCTCCGCAAGGAACAAGACGTGGACCCGGCTGCTCGCCGGGGGTCGCGGGCGGTCCACTAGCAGCGCTTCCGGGCCTTGCCTAGCGGCAAAAGGGCCCAAGGGACCAGCTTGGCCGGTCGGCGGCCCCGCGGCACTGACGGGCGCCATGGATACCATCGTGATCGGCGCTTCGGGCGGCATCGGTGCAGCGCTTGCCGACCGCTTCGAGGCGGGGGGCGACCGCGTGCACCGGCTGTCCCGTTCGGCCGGCAGCATCGACCTTGCCGACCCCGCTTCCATTGCGGCGGCGGCGGACAGCCTTCCCTTCCCCGCAGTGCAGCGGCTGGTGGTCGCGACCGGCCTGCTGCACGACGACGGGCTTTCCCCCGAACGATCCCTGCGCGACCTCGACGCCGAGCGGCTGGGGCGCAGCTTCCTGGTCAACACGGTCGGTCCGGCACTGGTCCTGCGCCACTTCGCCCCACTGCTGGCGCGCGAGGGCCGGGTCGAGGTGGCGATGCTGTCGGCGCGGGTCGGGAGCATCGCCGACAACCGGCTGGGCGGATGGTACGGCTACCGAGCGAGCAAGGCGGCGCTGAACCAGATCGTCCGGACGGCGGCGGTCGAGGTGTCGCGAAGCCGGCCCGAGAGCGTGGTGGTGGCGCTCCACCCCGGCACCGTCGACACCGCCATGAGCCGGCCGTTCCAGGCCAATGTCGCGGCCGAGCGGCTGTTCACGCCGCGCCACTCGGCCGACTGCCTGGCCGACGTCCTCGCGCGGCTGGGGCCTGCCGACAGTGGCGGCTTCTTCGATTGGCAGGGCCAGGCCATCCCGTTCTGAGGCTTTCCCTTGCGGAGAGCGGGCGAAGGCTTAAGTTGCACCCATGCCGCTTCAGACGCGTTCCTCCTCTATGGACGAGATCCCCGCTCCTCCGATCGCCAGCGCCCGCTTCGGCATCGGCGAAGTGGTGCGCCACCGCCTGCTCGATTTTCGCGGGGTGATCTTCGACGTCGATCCGGTCTTCGCCAACAGCGAGGAATGGTATCAGGCGATTCCGATGGAAATCCGGCCGTCCAAGGATCAGCCCTTCTACCACCTGCTCGCCGAGAATGGGGACGGCAGCTACGTCGCTTATGTCTCGCAGCAGAACCTTGTGGTCGACGAGGAGGATGAGCCGGTCGATCATCCGGCGATCGCCAACCTGTTCGAAGCGTTCGAATCCGGCCGCTACAAGCTTAGGCCGCAGCACCGCCACTAGGCTTGGTCGTCGTACTTCAGGCATGAAAAAGGGCGCCTCTCCCACCCGGAGAGGCGCCCTTTTCTGTGTCCTCAGAAGTCGATGCTGACCCGGCCGTAGAGGTAGCGTCCGTTGAAGCCGAACGGCGAGAAGCTGCTGTACGGCAGGAAGTAGTTGTTGGCCGAATAATTGCGGGCCGCGCCCGTGTCGGGATCGACCCCGCGCCCGACCGGAAGCTTGGTCGGATAGACGTCGAAGATGTTGTTGCCGCCAAGCGCCAGCGACATCCGGTCGCCGAGCGGCTTGAACCGCAGTTCGAGGTCGGTGATCGTCTTGGC
Coding sequences within it:
- a CDS encoding DUF2891 domain-containing protein — its product is MSGPSREMAARFAGIALGHVGQEYPHKLDHVLLNDGDAVPPRVLHPVFFGSFDWHSCVHGWWTLLTIRRLFPDLPEAERITILADDSFTADKLAAELAYLYRPQSGGFERPYGWAWMLALHAEAERHEDRSWGKRLEPLSRAFAERLRAYLDRLTYPITVGSHFNTSFALTLAYDWAQTHDPELIAVISAWAERCFAGERDYRGWEPGGDEFLSPALSVALLMSRIRDRAAFAPWFEGFLLDNQALQARFQPAFVSDRSDGKTAHLDGLNLSRAWALRSIRQRLAPHSAEPLLASLADANFAAALPHLSGDYAGEHWLASFALLAVLAHEAPSAPA
- the hspQ gene encoding heat shock protein HspQ, giving the protein MPLQTRSSSMDEIPAPPIASARFGIGEVVRHRLLDFRGVIFDVDPVFANSEEWYQAIPMEIRPSKDQPFYHLLAENGDGSYVAYVSQQNLVVDEEDEPVDHPAIANLFEAFESGRYKLRPQHRH
- a CDS encoding response regulator, with translation MLREGGLEAMACDTVPGLIVELDRGAAFVVVTEEAIASADLHGLAAWIEDQEEWSDLPFVLLTSRGGGLERNPAAGRFLEVLGNVTFLERPFHPTTLLSLARSALRGRKRQYEARTRLVELKDSEERFRTLFETMDEGFAVIEFIDGPDGPLSDYVHIQANPAYERHAGIPQVVGQKVREMVPDEAGAWVELYRQVLLTGEPIRFERELVATGRHLELAAFRVEPASRKEVAVIFQDVTARKRAETELMELNQTLERRVEEEVAQRELATSQLHEAQKLETIGQLTGGVAHDINNLLTPITGALDMLNRRYGADDPRSARLLDGALQSAERAKILVSRLLGFARRQALETRAIDIASLLEGMRDLVVSSIGPTVELRLHAGHGLPAALADANQLELALLNLCVNARDAMNGAGLLTVAAEQAMIGPNHGGKLKPGAYIRISVIDGGSGMDAATLARAVEPFFSTKGVGKGTGLGLSMVHGLAAQLGGAFEMSSVVGQGTRADLYLPVAQAAADPLAVTRNELVTPVRALSILLVDDEDLVRSGTAEMLRDIGHQVHEASGGAQALALLSGGITADAVVTDYMMPRMNGAEFAAHLEKRFPGLPVMIVTGYSGGDLDLQIPQLAKPFRQADLAAALNRLVGGDDRKVLPFKRVR
- a CDS encoding SDR family NAD(P)-dependent oxidoreductase — its product is MDTIVIGASGGIGAALADRFEAGGDRVHRLSRSAGSIDLADPASIAAAADSLPFPAVQRLVVATGLLHDDGLSPERSLRDLDAERLGRSFLVNTVGPALVLRHFAPLLAREGRVEVAMLSARVGSIADNRLGGWYGYRASKAALNQIVRTAAVEVSRSRPESVVVALHPGTVDTAMSRPFQANVAAERLFTPRHSADCLADVLARLGPADSGGFFDWQGQAIPF
- a CDS encoding ATPase domain-containing protein, which codes for MEGLDDVLSGGFDRGRVYLLEGSPGTGKTTIALQFLQSGASQGERCLYITLSETDDELRASAISHDWDLAGISIYELVPPESLLDDEQQQSLLYSSDLELGETTKRIFEAFEATNPERVVVDSLSEIRLLAQNSLRYRRQILALKHYFAKRNATVLMLDDLTTDANDKTVHSVAHGVIRLEELAPEYGAERRRMRVIKYRGRRFRGGYHDLAIETGGVRVYPRLVSAEHRNSFDRTVISTGQTTFDALLGGGIERSSSVLILGPAGTGKSITALTFIRSAIGRGEKAAMFVFDEELGLLIERAKALGIDLQSFVDAGSLVLEQIDAAEMTPGQFSARVRACVEQYGARTVVIDSLNGYQASMPGEHALVLHIHELLQYLNRQGATTFLTVAQHGLVGDMRTPVDVTYLADTVILLRYFEALGRVRRAISVVKKRTGAHEDTIREYRINEEGLTLGDPLHNFQGVLRGVPTMLDTGKLMTSAEPG